In Zonotrichia leucophrys gambelii isolate GWCS_2022_RI chromosome 6, RI_Zleu_2.0, whole genome shotgun sequence, one genomic interval encodes:
- the SIRT1 gene encoding NAD-dependent protein deacetylase sirtuin-1: MADGDAAPLRPRGPAGPGSDSAEPAAKRHRRGSGSAAPAPRPDRAAGPPPAPGAAAAVPAEPPGEEAAAAADGARAEREEGGQAAAARSGADGGAGLRGLPRAEPPPRRDQGEGAEAAPGEDAAEAAPGCGRAQCSNGAAAVPAPHPDNFLLSDEIIANGFHSCDSDEEDRASHASSSDWTPRPRIGPYTFVQQHLMLGTDPRTILRDLLPETIPPPELDDMTLWQIVINILSEPPKRKKRKDINTIDDAVKLLQECKKIMVLTGAGVSVSCGIPDFRSRDGIYARLAVDFPDLPDPQAMFDIEYFRKDPRPFFKFAKEIYPGQFQPSLCHKFIALMDKEGKLLRNYTQNIDTLEQVAGIQRIIQCHGSFATASCLICKYKVDCEVVRGDIFNQVVPRCPRCPPEEPLAIMKPDIVFFGENLPEQFHRAMKYDKNEVDLLIVIGSSLKVRPVALIPSSIPHEVPQILINREPLPHLHFDVELLGDCDVIINELCQRLGSEYTKLCYNSVKLSEITEKPPRPHKELEALSAELPPTPLNISEGSSSPGRMSPPSPAVVSQRPPECKLENCEPASETKGTCSEETPQDTQVSAENPENPASELMNSETMKENGSNDGENKEKSEILKKCWVNRSAKEQISKRLDGSQYLFLPPNRYIFHGAEVYSDSEDDIISSSSCGSSSDSGSCRSQSLDVEDESEMEEFYNGIEDEDAPEREEEPGFGEDGAEQEELAAEESAESSEAAGTEQPRHAP, encoded by the exons ATGGCGGACGGGGACGCTGCGCCGCTCCGcccgcgcggccccgccggccccggcagCGACAGCGCCGAGCCCGCGGCCAAGCGGCACCGCCGCGGATCGGGGAGCGCCGCGCCCGCTCCGCGCCCCGACCgcgccgcggggccgccgcccgcacccggcgccgccgccgccgtgccCGCGGAGCCGCCGGGGGAGGAGGCGGCCGCGGCGGCCGATGGCGCCCGGGCGGAGCGGGAGGAAGGCGGccaggcggcggcggcgcggagcggcgcggacggcggggccgggctgcgggGCCTGCCCCGGGCGGAGCCGCCTCCGCGGCGGGACCAGGGGGAGGGCGCGGAGGCGGCGCCCGGCGAAGACGCGGCGGAGGCGGCCCCGGGCTGCGGGCGGGCGCAGTGTTCGAACGGGGCGGCCGCGGTGCCGGCCCCGCATCCCG ATAACTTCCTCCTCAGCGATGAAATCATTGCCAATGGCTTCCACTCCTGTGACAGTGATGAAGAAGACAGAGCCTCACACGCCAGCTCCAGTGACTGGACCCCAAGACCACGTATAG GTCCCTACACTTTTGTTCAGCAGCATCTCATGTTAGGTACAGACCCACGGACGATTCTGAGGGACCTGCTCCCAGAAACCATCCCCCCACCTGAACTGGATGACATGACTCTGTGGCAGATCGTGATAAACATCCTTTCAGAGCCAccaaagaggaagaagaggaaagacaTTAACACCATTGATGATGCTGTGAAACTTCTGCAGGAGTGCAAGAAGATCATGGTGTTGACTGGAGCTGGG gtGTCAGTGTCTTGTGGAATACCTGACTTCAGATCCAGGGATGGCATCTATGCACGCCTTGCTGTGGACTTCCCAGACCTTCCAGATCCTCAAGCAATGTTTGATATAGAATACTTTAGAAAGGATCCCAGGCCGTTTTTTAAGTTTGCAAAG GAAATCTACCCAGGACAGTTCCAGCCATCCCTCTGCCACAAGTTCATCGCTTTGATggataaagaaggaaaactCCTTCGCAACTACACCCAGAACATAgacacactggagcaggtggcAGGGATCCAGAGGATAATCCAGTGCCATG gtTCCTTTGCAACAGCTTCCTGCCTGATCTGTAAATACAAAGTTGATTGCGAAGTTGTTCGAGGAGATATTTTCAATCAG gtggtgccccgctgtccccgctgtccccccgaGGAGCCCCTGGCCATCATGAAGCCGGACATTGTGTTCTTTGGGGAGAACCTGCCTGAGCAATTCCACCGTGCCATGAAGTACGACAAAAATGAAGTGGATCTCCTCATTGTCATTGGGTCTTCACTCAAAGTAAGACCAGTAGCATTGATCCCAA GTTCCATCCCCCATGAAGTGCCTCAGATCTTAATCAATAGGGAACCTTTGCCTCATCTTCACTTTGACGTGGAGCTTCTCGGAGACTGTGATGTTATCATTAACGAGTTGTGTCAGAGGTTGGGCAGTGAATACACAAAACTTTGCTACAACTCGGTGAAACTTTCGGAAATCACAGAGAAGCCCCCGCGGCCGCACAAGGAGCTGGAAGCGCTCTCGGCTGAGCTCCCTCCAACCCCTCTGAACATTTCAGAAGGCTCCAGCTCGCCAGGGAGGATGAGCCCGCCCAGTCCTGCCGTGGTGTCACAGCGCCCCCCTGAATGTAAGCTAGAAAACTGTGAGCCTGCCTCTGAAACGAAAGGGACCTGCTCAGAGGAGACGCCTCAGGACACACAGGTGTCAGCAGAAAACCCTGAAAATCCTGCTAGTGAGCTAATGAACTCTGAAACAATGAAGGAAAATGGATCTAATgatggagaaaataaagaaaagagtgAAATATTGAAGAAGTGTTGGGTAAACAGATCTGCAAAAGAACAGATTAGCAAAAGGCTGGATG GCTCCCAGTATCTGTTCCTGCCGCCCAACCGCTACATCTTCCACGGCGCCGAGGTGTACTCGGACTCTGAGGACGACAtcatctcctccagctcctgcggcagcagcagcgacAGCGGCTCCTGCCGCAGCCAGAGCCTGGACGTGGAGGACGAGAGCGAGATGGAGGAGTTCTACAACGGCATCGAGGATGAGGATGCTCCCGAGCGGGAGGAGGAGCCTGGCTTCGGGGAGGATGGAGccgagcaggaggagctggcagctgagGAATCGGCGGAGAGCAGCGAAGCTGCGGGGACGGAGCAGCCGCGCCACGCGCCGTGA